From Pyrenophora tritici-repentis strain M4 chromosome 1, whole genome shotgun sequence, the proteins below share one genomic window:
- a CDS encoding ProP, Permease major facilitator superfamily, whose product MDTHVQQPVQPVSDYRDEKGSDISHTSPSKVEDAEHAGLATTVDAATEKRLLRKLDIRIVPMICWVYLMNFMDRVNIGNARLYGLEEDLGMDPAGNKFQIAVSILFVTYVLFETPSNMIIKRMKPARYLGGLMFLWGLVATFSAFVNNYAGLIACRLLLGALEAGLFPGVILYLSMFYNRRNVSLRQAWFYGTSAIAGGLGGLVAYAIGELDGAAGWRGWRWIILINGIPTVLTAFAVPFVLPNSPETAKFLSEEDRRNLVLLRMKEVGQTTAGQELVKEDVIKGIKDWKVYAYAIAQFVGLCMLYSFSVFLPTIINGLGSGWSRQVVQALTIPVYVAGFATYVVAAWLSDKTQNRGIFCIGGLAVSMIGYIFLIANKGLGLSFAGCFIVALGLWVATGIAFSWIGVNNPRYGKRAFASGMQITIGNCSGVAAPFLYSADMAPTYRAGYGATIGMLALGIAIYTSLHMYFRMKNKRKLSGKEDWRIEGKTGEQIAEMGEDNPRYLYTI is encoded by the exons ATGGACACCCACGTCCAACAACCGGTGCAGCCAGTATCGGATTACAGGGACGAGAAAGGCTCCGACATTTCCCATACTTCACCATCCAAAGTCGAAGATGCTGAACATGCCGGATTAGCAACAACAGTTGATGCCGCCACTGAGAAGCGCCTCTTGAGGAAGTTGGACATTCGCATCGTCCCAATGATCTGCTGGGTTTACCTCATGAACTTTATGGATCGAG TCAACATTGGTAATGCACGTCTGTATGGGTTGGAAGAAGATCTTGGAATGGACCCTGCGGGCAACAAGTTCCAGATTGCAGTCTCAATCCTGTTCGTCACCTACGTT CTTTTCGAGACTCCT TCGAATATGATCATCAAGAGGATGAAGCCGGCGCGTTATTTAGGTGGTCTCATGTTTCTCTGGGGTTTAGTAGCCACCTTCTCGGCCTTTGTCAACAACTACGCCGGTCTCATCGCGTGTCGCCTTTTGCTGGGTGCACTTGAGGCAGGTCTTTTCCCGGGAGTCATACTTTACTTATCAATGTTCTACAATAGAAGGAACGTGTCTTTGAGACAAGCATGGTTTTACGGCACATCCGCGATAGCAGGAGGACTTGGC GGACTGGTAGCATATGCTATTGGCGAACTAGACGGTGCTGCTGGCTGGCGCGGttggagatgga TCATTCTCATCAACGGCATACCAACTGTATTAACCGCTTTTGCCGTGCCCTTTGTTTTGCCAAACAGTCCGGAAACCGCCAAATTTCTCTCCGAAGAAGATCGACGGAACCTCGTCTTGCTTCGCATGAAGGAAGTCGGACAGACGACAGCAGGCCAAGAACTCGTCAAAGAAGATGTCATCAAAGGTATCAAAGATTGGAAAGTGTACGCTTATGCCATTGCTCAATTCGTTGGACTCTGTATGCTCTACAGTTTCTCGGTGTTCCTTCCTACCATCATCAACGGCTTGGGCAGTGGCTGGAGCCGTCAGGTGGTTCAAGCCTTGACAATCCCTGTATACGTTGCAGGCTTCGCAACGTACGTCGTTGCGGCATGGCTCAGCGACAAGACACAAAATAGAGGCATCTTCTGTATTGGCGGCCTCGCCGTGAGCATGATTGGTTACATCTTCCTCATCGCCAACAAAGGTCTTGGCCTCAGTTTCGCCGGCTGCTTCATCGTCGCACTGGGCCTCTGGGTAGCAACCGGCATAGCATTCTCGTGGATCGGCGTCAACAACCCTCGTTACGGAAAACGTGCCTTTGCTAGCGGCATGCAGATTACTATTGGAAACTGCTCGGGTGTTGCGGCACCGTTCCTTTACAGCGCTGACATGGCGCCTACGTATAGGGCTGGATACGGTGCTACGATCGGGATGCTTGCGTTGGGGATTGCGATTTACACGTCGCTTCATATGTACTTTCGCATGAAGAACAAGAGAAAGCTCTCTGGCAAGGAAGACTGGAGGATTGAGGGTAAGACTGGAGAGCAAATTGCGGAGATGGGTGAGGATAACCCGAGGTATCTATACACGATCTAG
- a CDS encoding AroA, 5-enolpyruvylshikimate-3-phosphate synthase → MASNGVGGGEPTKVSILGKDSIVVDYGIWQNYIAQDLLTNIPSSTYVLITDTNIGPLYTPTFERAFASVASSLSSCPRLLTYQISPGETSKSRHTKAAVEDWLLSQGCVRDTVIIALGGGVIGDMIGYVAATYMRGIKFVNVPTTLLAMVDSSIGGKTAIDVPAGKNLVGAFWQPERIYIDLQFLESLPKREVINGMAEVVKTAAIWNEEEFTTLEGNADMILAAVDQKPVDGRRNFDSIASILKRIVLGSVRVKAEVVSADEREGGLRNLLNFGHSIGHAYEAILTPQILHGECVAIGMVKEAELARHLGVLDPSAVARLTKCIASYGLPTSLADKTVRKRSANKHCPVDELIKIMAVDKKNAGKTKKIVLLSGIGRTYEKKASSVEDRIIRIALSPSISVHPGVPTDLDVTCTPPGSKSISNRVLVLAALGTGSCRITNLLHSDDTQVMLDALAKMQGASFAWENDGKELVVTGNGGNLKASSNELYLGNAGTAARFLTSVTALCQPVEDTTSTIVTGNARMKERPIGPLVKSLRTMGVEIDYQEKEGSLPLRISACGGFGSDSFTGDIELTANVSSQYVSSILLSAPYSKKPVTLRLVGGKVISQPYIDMTIAMMAAFGVQVERSESDLNTYHIPNKPYTNPSEYEVESDASSATYPLAIAAITGTTCTVPNIGSGSLQGDARFAVEVLKPMGCKVEQSKTSTTVTGPPRGELKAVKEIDMEPMTDAFLTASVLAAVASSNGSTSTTRIYGIANQRVKECNRIQAMEDELAKFGITCRQFDDGIEVDGRGYQLDAPKVGIHCYDDHRVAMSFAVLALVAPEPVLILEKECTGKTWPGYWDSLSQIFKAELAGVELPPRPNPHQAASRTEQRSIFIIGMRGAGKTTAGGWAARALGRPFIDLDTALEEHVGMTIPDLIKAQGWEGFREEEVKLLQKTVKEKPNGYVFACGGGIVETPEARKILVDYQKSGGVVLLVTRDINQVVAFLNIDKTRPAYVDDIMGVWLRRKDWYTECSNYRFHSQVAGSTGLAQTQSEISRFLNTITGKGSTLKTLKKRKHSFFVCLSAPRLEPCIKTLPEIVVGSDAVELRVDLLEDPEGKEGLPTPEFVVEQLTILRTVTSIPVIFTLRTKAQGGRFPDEAYDEAAILYRTALRLGCEFVDLEMTMPEDILREVSETRGFSEIIASHHDPKGELNWRNGSWMQYYNRALQYGTVIKLVGVASSLEDNFALAEFKSWANTAHPVPLIAINMGEHGKLSRILNGFMTPVSHPLLPSATAPGQLSAADIRRGLSLMGEVPTQKFFIFGSPISQSPSPRLHNRLFRETGLPHVYGRHETTDASSIKEIIRSPEFGGASVTIPLKQDVVPLLDGLGPEVEVIGALNTIVPETSIDETTGKEVMRLIGRNTDYLGMVLILRKAGAQGSGSALVIGGGGTSRAAIYALKEMGYGPIYLLGRNPSKMETLKNAFPAEYNLQVLTSPADVEALPASPQVAIGTIPADQPIDIAIRETLCTLFEKGKASVRDLEGTERILLEMAYKPPVTALIQLAMDNGWKTVNGLEVLVGQGVHQFEYWTGVRPLYEVARDAVINQTD, encoded by the exons ATGGCGAGCAATGGAGTAGGCGGTGGTGAGCCCACCAAGGTCAGTATCTTGGGCAAAGACTCGATTGTCGTCGACTACGGTATCTGGCAAAACTACATCGCCCAGGATCTACTCACCAACATCCCCTCATCGACATACGTCCTCATCACCGACACAAACATCGGCCCTCTCTACACACCCACCTTTGAGCGCGCCTTCGCTTCGGTTGCATCCTCGCTCTCCTCATGCCCGCGACTCCTCACGTACCAGATATCGCCAGGCGAGACATCCAAATCACGACACACCAAAGCCGCCGTCGAGGACTGGCTGCTGTCGCAAGGATGCGTGCGCGACACCGTCATAATCGCTCTGGGCGGGGGTGTAATCGGGGACATGATAGGCTATGTCGCGGCAACTTATATGCGCGGCATCAAGTTTGTCAACGTGCCCACAACGCTCCTGGCCATGGTGGATTCGAGCATAGGCGGCAAGACGGCCATTGACGTGCCTGCGGGCAAGAATCTGGTTGGCGCCTTCTGGCAGCCCGAGAGGATATACATTGATTTGCAATTCCTGGAATCGCTACCCAAGAGGGAGGTCATAAATGGCATGGCCGAGGTGGTTAAGACGGCTGCCATCTGGAATGAGGAGGAATTCACGACGCTAGAGGGCAATGCGGACATGATCTTGGCTGCCGTTGACCAAAAGCCCGTCGATGGACGCAGGAACTTTGACAGCATAGCGAGCATCCTGAAGCGGATAGTATTGGGCTCGGTACGCGTCAAGGCTGAAGTTGTCTCAGCAGATGAGCGCGAAGGCGGACTGCGCAACCTGCTGAATTTCGGACACTCGATCGGTCATGCATACGAAGCCATTCTCACCCCGCAAATCCTCCACGGGGAATGCGTCGCCATTGGAATGGTCAAGGAGGCGGAGCTGGCGCGACATTTGGGTGTACTGGACCCCTCTGCAGTCGCGCGCCTAACAAAGTGCATTGCGAGCTACGGACTACCTACCTCCTTAGCCGACAAGACTGTGCGGAAACGGTCCGCGAACAAGCACTGTCCCGTGGACGAGCTTATCAAAATCATGGCCGTGGACAAGAAGAATGCCGGCAAGACCAAGAAGATTGTACTTCTTTCTGGCATTGGCAGGACATATGAAAAGAAGGCTAGCTCGGTCGAGGATCGCATCATCAGGATTGCGCTGTCACCCAGTATATCCGTACACCCCGGTGTTCCAACTGATTTGGATGTGACATGCACGCCTCCAGGATCCAAGAGTATCTCAAACCGAGTACTCGTGCTCGCCGCACTTGGAACGGGCTCATGTCGTATTACCAATCTGTTGCACTCAGACGATACACAGGTCATGTTGGATGCGCTTGCCAAAATGCAAGGCGCCAGCTTCGCATGGGAGAACGATGGCAAGGAGCTCGTAGTTACAGGCAATGGCGGTAATCTCAAGGCATCCAGCAACGAGCTATACCTTGGAAACGCGGGCACAGCTGCACGCTTCCTGACCTCCGTAACCGCACTTTGCCAGCCCGTAGAGGATACGACTTCCACAATCGTGACCGGCAATGCTCGCATGAAAGAGCGACCGATAGGCCCACTTGTCAAGTCACTTCGCACTATGGGTGTCGAGATAGACTACCAAGAGAAGGAGGGTAGTCTTCCCCTGCGAATCTCAGCTTGTGGCGGATTCGGCTCAGACTCTTTCACCGGCGACATTGAGCTCACCGCGAACGTCTCTTCGCAATATGTATCTTCCATCCTACTGAGCGCACCGTACTCGAAAAAGCCAGTCACGCTACGTTTGGTAGGTGGCAAGGTCATCTCGCAGCCATACATTGACATGACCATTGCCATGATGGCTGCTTTCGGCGTGCAGGTCGAGAGGTCTGAAAGCGATCTCAATACCTACCACATCCCCAATAAGCCATACACCAATCCTTCAGAGTATGAGGTTGAGAGTGATGCTAGCTCAGCTACATACCCTTTGGCTATCGCAGCCATTACCGGTACTACATGCACGGTGCCAAACATTGGTTCCGGATCTCTCCAGGGTGATGCTCGCTTTGCTGTGGAGGTGCTCAAGCCCATGGGCTGCAAGGTAGAGCAATCCAAGACGTCAACCACCGTCACTGGTCCACCACGTGGCGAACTCAAAGCTGTCAAGGAGATTGACATGGAACCCATGACTGATGCCTTCCTAACTGCATCTGTCTTGGCTGCGGTGGCATCTTCAAACGGCTCTACTTCTACAACTCGAATTTACGGCATCGCAAATCAGCGCGTAAAAGAGTGCAACCGCATACAGGCCATGGAAGATGAGCTCGCAAAGTTCGGTATAACTTGCCGGCAGTTTGATGACGGCATTGAAGTCGATGGCAGAGGCTACCAGCTTGATGCTCCCAAAGTTGGCATCCACTGTTACGATGACCATCGCGTAGCCATGAGCTTTGCTGTCCTCGCACTTGTTGCCCCCGAACCAGTGCTCATCCTCGAGAAGGAGTGCACAGGTAAAACTTGGCCGGGATACTGGGACTCTTTGAGCCAAATCTTCAAGGCAGAGCTTGCAGGCGTGGAATTGCCACCTCGACCCAACCCTCATCAAGCTGCATCAAGAACTGAGCAGAGGTCCATTTTTATCATCGGAATGCGGGGTGCTGGCAAGACAACTGCTGGTGGCTGGGCAGCACGCGCTCTCGGACGTCCCTTTATCGACCTAGATACTGCACTTGAGGAGCATGTGGGCATGACTATACCCGATCTGATCAAGGCCCAAGGCTGGGAAGGTTTTCGGGAAGAGGAAGTGAAGCTTCTGCAAAAGACTGTCAAGGAGAAGCCCAATGGCTATGTTTTTGCTTGTGGTGGTGGCATTGTCGAAACACCAGAGGCTCGTAAGATCCTTGTCGACTACCAAAAAAGTGGTGGTGTTGTTCTCCTTGTTACGCGAGACATCAACCAGGTAGTCGCTTTCCTGAACATTGACAAGACACGGCCAGCCTATGTGGACGATATTATGGGCGTATGGCTACGAAGGAAGGACTGGTACACAGAGTGCAGCAACTACCGCTTCCACAGCCAGGTTGCAGGATCCACTGGTCTCGCCCAGACACAGAGCGAAATTTCCCGCTTTTTGAACACCATCACTGGAAAGGGCTCAACGTTGAAGACTctgaagaagaggaagcaTTCATTCTTTGTGTGCTTGTCTGCGCCGCGCCTCGAGCCTTGCATCAAGACACTACCGGAGATCGTAGTTGGTTCGGATGCTGTGGAGCTCAGAGTCGATCTACTCGAAGATCCTGAGGGCAAAGAGGGTCTACCAACGCCGGAGTTTGTCGTCGAGCAGTTGACGATACTTCGGACTGTCACATCAATACCAGTAATCTTCACACTGCGGACAAAAGCACAGGGTGGACGATTCCCAGATGAAGCCTACGACGAAGCTGCAATCCTCTATCGGACTGCACTACGACTAGGATGCGAATTCGTAGATTTGGAAATGACAATGCCCGAAGATATACTGCGTGAGGTTTCAGAGACCCGCGGATTCTCAGAGATCATCGCTAGTCATCACGATCCCAAGGGCGAACTCAACTGGAGAAACGGTTCTTGGATGCAGTACTACAACCGCGCTTTACAGTACGGTACTGTCATCAAGCTTGTCGGTGTCGCCAGCTCGCTTGAGGACAATTTTGCGCTTGCAGAGTTCAAGAGTTGGGCAAACACTGCGCATCCCGTGCCTTTAATCGCCATTAACATGGGCGAGCATGGTAAGCTGAGCAGAATACTGAACGGCTTCATGACGCCTGTATCGCATCCTCTTCTCCCTTCTGCTACCGCTCCGGGCCAGCTATCAGCAGCTGATATCCGTCGTGGCTTGTCGCTCATGGGTGAGGTTCCAACGCAGAAATTCTTCATCTTCGGTTCGCCGATATCACAGAGTCCCAGCCCACGTCTACATAACAGACTTTTCCGCGAAACTGGACTTCCGCACGTTTACGGCCGCCACGAAACAACCGATGCAAGTTCGATTAAGGAAATTATCCGCTCGCCAGAGTTTGGTGGTGCCAGTGTTACGATTCCACTGAAACAAGACGTTGTGCCTCTACTTGACGGATTAGGCCCAGAAGTTGAAGTGATCGGCGCACTAAACACCATCGTCCCCGAGACCTCCATCGACGAAACCACTGGAAAGGAAGTAATGCGTCTCATCGGCCGCAACACCGACTACCTCGGCATGGTGCTCATCCTCCGCAAAGCAGGCGCTCAAGGCAGCGGATCCGCCCTCGTCATCGGTGGCGGCGGTACCAGCCGCGCAGCCATCTACGCCTTGAAGGAGATGGGTTACGGACCAATTTATCTTCTCGGCCGCAACCCATCAAAGATGGAAACCCTAAAGAACGCGTTCCCGGCAGAGTACAACCTCCAGGTTCTAACTTCCCCCGCCGACGTCGAAGCCCTCCCGGCTAGCCCGCAAGTAGCCATCGGCACCATCCCCGCCGACCAACCCATCGACATTGCCATCCGCGAGACACTCTGCACGCTGTTTGAAAAGGGCAAGGCTTCTGTGCGTGATCTCGAGGGTACGGAGAGGATTCTGCTCGAGATGGCATATAAACCGCCTGTTACGGCGCTTATCCAGCTGGCTATGGATAATGGGTGGAAGACGGTGAATGGGTTGGAGGTGTTGGTTGGACAGGGGGTGCATCAGTTTGAGTATTGGACGGGTGTGAGACCGCTTTATGAGGTGGCTAGG GATGCGGTTATTAATCAGACGGATTAG
- a CDS encoding FimV, Tfp pilus assembly protein FimV, with protein sequence MILTLPPSYASRKAGLQNGCRPSDERSDHMMTPFTHASTTCGTSQAALIPIGSPTTPTSGPNEHQTAAATSPTSCSLEKQCAPSTPTSTLHQRFLRKASMSPATPPRTPGSRRESPTKVRESPAGGFPTPSRKDRTPIKLEVSQNGFYFCMELPPSKITPKKRDGESKCGTPRKEDGTETPTRTRASSPLKSTKSHSHSPDKQSPAQALSGTPTRRGAARTPDSHRRSRSPIRRTVDQRVSVETGARLTRKLASTTVQSLRIPTECLGDVVDDVAIAPPDRPAIIKPSEERAPNKKPDAVQKPWPNPETIGHLMAGLSSSGSCTPQALGRASDTPHKDDEVTVSPAPTPLRKASQKLGLTGSPSFLRLPIQGPTLVERARVAFDGGQETEHSTLREPDLHSSEESGDNSVAAVKEPHKVWLGNSPAVQEKESEGNMAASRPAQPKRPLSMTALYTTTTRKAQDTIQYPPLLFPKPESESSPEPMPDPKKRIKRQEMEQPDNSRLPRPQQPAKQRTRVGTDPSVLLTLQKEMANTEAEMRRSAGIINPTFYGPPNLSELPAISNSFSTRDSRDMTSPDPADIPLPLSRVNSNTSSRGQVRVTSSAKVHSTPAVFRFRSTGPPAAQAKKDRTTAAKQAAKQDVGKEKSSVTATPRTRSMGAALSGPGKTAAAAIATPRKVASTSAKVVSTPAKVASTPAKAAPGLSRIPSATPTKVKSPVKAVPQSAKKVVDKATNAAPITPMKLRSPTKAILQTPIKPALGASANKSTGAAVYTPTKTKSVTKAIPQSARRLASSTPATKPPASVTKERSSSLMSVTTPRITATRTPLRTPSTPKLGLETPAKRSPATSTSSTLPKESRLKGRSPTLTSTQSTPRKTPLRKPLVPLSKEPNSASADPRPYDQQFASAEDIADRLARWHDEDRKRAETEKPDKAVGVKVGLRVPGKVPGKIVGKTATDVPGKTPTKAVGKMAAKVSEKTSTPTIGKTSTKAHAKTSTPALGKPPTKVPAKIPGKGPTKAPAKTPADVTGQAPQATPAKTLPRTPGKIPTKTPAKTPAKTPAKAPAKALARTPNKPPTPVHLTPSTTPQSTPPTTTLSLAHPSPSTHLHPPTPIFTPTASPIPTPLSLTPTPTASPSTPLPKRKPPFKYPITPLPAPHTPITRRTPNVAATADRNATRTPSKRIVSSLDKAIDEKIAEDARRGLEFTPGGNRVRDLLEARGRV encoded by the coding sequence ATGATCTTGACCTTACCACCATCTTACGCGTCGCGGAAAGCCGGTCTGCAAAACGGTTGCAGACCATCTGATGAAAGATCAGATCACATGATGACTCCCTTCACTCACGCTAGCACCACATGCGGCACTAGCCAGGCTGCTTTGATCCCAATTGGGTCCCCGACCACTCCAACCTCCGGACCAAACGAACATCAGACTGCTGCAGCCACGTCCCCAACCTCATGCTCGCTTGAAAAGCAATGCGCGCCCTCGACTCCAACTTCTACTTTGCATCAACGCTTCTTGCGCAAAGCCAGCATGTCGCCTGCAACGCCACCGCGAACGCCTGGGTCGAGACGGGAGAGCCCCACCAAGGTACGCGAGAGCCCGGCCGGAGGCTTTCCTACGCCTAGCAGAAAGGACCGGACGCCAATTAAGCTCGAGGTTAGCCAAAATGGGTTTTACTTCTGCATGGAACTCCCGCCCAGTAAAATTACGCCAAAGAAACGAGATGGCGAGAGTAAGTGTGGTACGCCGAGGAAAGAAGATGGGACCGAGACGCCCACCAGGACACGGGCATCCAGTCCGCTGAAGAGCACGAAGAGTCACAGCCACAGCCCAGATAAGCAGAGCCCTGCGCAAGCACTGTCTGGTACACCGACTAGAAGGGGTGCAGCGAGGACGCCCGATAGCCACCGACGATCCAGGAGTCCAATTCGGCGAACAGTGGACCAAAGAGTATCCGTCGAGACTGGCGCGAGACTAACGAGAAAGCTTGCTTCGACAACTGTGCAATCTCTCAGGATACCGACCGAGTgtcttggtgatgtggttgacGATGTTGCGATAGCACCGCCGGATCGACCCGCCATCATTAAACCAAGCGAGGAGCGTGCACCCAACAAGAAGCCGGACGCGGTACAGAAACCGTGGCCAAACCCAGAAACCATCGGGCATCTCATGGCGGGCctcagcagcagcggcagctGTACCCCCCAAGCCCTTGGTCGTGCATCAGACACCCCGCACAAGGATGATGAGGTCACTGTTTCCCCTGCGCCTACACCGTTGCGCAAGGCCTCACAAAAGCTTGGGCTGACGGGGTCACCTTCATTTCTGAGGCTGCCCATTCAGGGCCCGACGCTTGTAGAAAGGGCGCGTGTTGCGTTTGACGGCGGCCAGGAGACTGAACACTCGACATTGCGCGAACCTGACCTCCACTCGTCGGAAGAAAGTGGCGACAACAGCGTTGCCGCAGTGAAAGAACCCCATAAAGTTTGGTTAGGTAATTCGCCCGCGGTCCAAGAAAAGGAGTCGGAAGGCAATATGGCTGCATCACGCCCAGCCCAGCCCAAGCGTCCATTGTCAATGACGGCCCTGTACACAACAACAACTCGGAAGGCGCAAGACACAATCCAATACCCACCCCTTCTCTTCCCCAAACCAGAGTCGGAATCATCACCAGAACCAATGCCGGACCCAAAGAAGAGAATCAAGCGACAAGAGATGGAGCAGCCGGACAACTCAAGATTACCCCGACCGCAGCAGCCCGCCAAACAACGAACACGCGTTGGCACCGATCCTAGTGTTCTACTGACGCTACAAAAGGAAATGGCAAACACAGAAGCGGAAATGCGTCGGTCGGCCGGAATCATCAATCCAACCTTCTACGGACCTCCTAACTTGAGCGAACTACCTGCTATTTCCAACAGCTTCTCCACACGGGATTCACGGGATATGACAAGTCCTGATCCGGCGGACATACCGCTGCCGCTTAGTAGAGTCAACTCAAACACGTCGTCTCGCGGGCAGGTGCGAGTAACCTCGTCGGCGAAAGTACATTCAACGCCTGCTGTTTTCCGGTTTCGTTCTACTGGTCCTCCCGCAGCGCAGGCAAAGAAGGATCGTACGACTGCTGCTAAACAAGCGGCTAAGCAGGATGTAGGCAAAGAGAAGAGTTCGGTGACGGCAACACCGAGGACGCGTTCGATGGGTGCGGCGTTGAGTGGGCCGGGCAAGACGGCTGCTGCTGCGATTGCTACGCCGAGGAAGGTGGCGTCGACGTCTGCAAAGGTTGTATCGACACCTGCGAAGGTTGCATCGACACCTGCAAAGGCAGCTCCAGGATTGAGTCGCATACCATCTGCTACACCTACAAAGGTGAAGAGTCCAGTAAAAGCTGTTCCGCAGAGTGCTAAGAAGGTTGTCGATAAGGCGACGAATGCGGCACCCATTACGCCTATGAAGCTGAGGAGCCCTACGAAAGCTATTCTCCAGACCCCCATAAAGCCTGCTTTAGGGGCTTCAGCCAACAAGTCAACGGGTGCGGCAGTATATACACCGACTAAGACTAAGAGTGTGACGAAAGCTATTCCACAGAGTGCGAGGAGACTTGCCTCCAGCACACCAGCTACCAAGCCACCGGCTTCAGTGACAAAAGAGCGTTCGTCAAGTCTCATGTCTGTGACCACACCTCGCATTACAGCGACTAGGACACCACTGCGTACACCCAGCACCCCAAAGCTTGGCCTTGAAACGCCAGCGAAGAGGTCGCCAGCTACGAGCACCTCATCAACGCTTCCAAAGGAGTCTAGACTCAAGGGCCGCTCTCCAACCCTGACATCTACTCAAAGCACACCCCGCAAGACTCCGCTCCGTAAACCTCTTGTTCCGCTCAGCAAGGAGCCAAACAGCGCGTCTGCGGACCCCCGACCGTATGACCAACAGTTCGCTAGCGCAGAAGACATTGCTGACCGACTCGCTAGGTGGCACGATGAGGATCGCAAGAGGGCGGAGACTGAGAAGCCGGATAAGGCTGTTGGTGTGAAGGTGGGCTTGAGGGTGCCTGGGAAGGTACCAGGGAAGATAGTGGGAAAGACGGCTACGGACGTTCCTGGGAAGACGCCTACAAAGGCTGTTGGGAAGATGGCTGCGAAGGTTTCTGAGAAGACGTCTACACCAACTATTGGAAAGACTTCTACAAAGGCTCATGCAAAGACGTCTACACCGGCTCTTGGAAAACCTCCTACCAAAGTTCCAGCGAAAATTCCCGGAAAAGGTCCTACAAAGGCGCCCGCAAAGACACCCGCAGATGTCACCGGCCAAGCTCCACAAGCCACACCAGCGAAGACCCTCCCAAGGACCCCCGGCAAAATTCCCACAAAGACACCCGCGAAAACGCCCGCAAAGACACCCGCAAAAGCACCAGCAAAAGCACTTGCTCGAACCCCTAACAAACCGCCCACCCCTGTCCACCTAACCCCCTCAACCACACCGCAATCCACACCACCAACCACCACCCTCTCCCTCGCCCACCCCTCCCCATCAACCCACCTCCACCCCCCAACTCCAATCTTCACGCCCACCGCCTCCCCAATACCAACACCCCTCTCCCTCACGCCCACGCCAACCGCCTCCCCCTCAACCCCTCTCCCCAAACGCAAACCCCCCTTTAAATACCCCATCACGCCCCTACCCGCCCCACACACCCCGATTACCCGTCGTACACCCAACGTCGCTGCTACTGCAGACCGTAATGCAACACGCACGCCAAGCAAACGTATAGTGAGCAGTTTGGATAAGGCGATTGATGAGAAGATTGCCGAGGATGCGAGGAGGGGGTTAGAGTTTACCCCCGGGGGAAACCGGGTTAGGGATTTACTGGAGGCGAGGGGGAGGGTGTAG